In Centropristis striata isolate RG_2023a ecotype Rhode Island chromosome 1, C.striata_1.0, whole genome shotgun sequence, one DNA window encodes the following:
- the LOC131972202 gene encoding cytochrome P450 3A30-like isoform X1 produces MGFLPYFSLETWILLITFICLFVMYGKWTHGVFEKLGIPGPKPYMYWGTIARHNLVYYMDDCEAARKYGRVWGMYELRRPVLFVMEPDMLKTILVKECFTYFTNRLDRGLVGDLYDAVGSAKDDHWRRIRNILTPIFTSGRIKEMFNIVKHHSRKLTDSLQSKALNKVITVKHVFGAYTIDVMASTAFSIDADSINDPSGPLMTHSTKLFSVPNTIFLLSGMFPFCRPLLELLGYSMFSKTSTGFFKTLMDKVKAERNGSSHQYSGDFLQYMMNCQTASESKTEKQNTGLTDHEIFSQATIFMFAGYETSTNTLVFVAYTLARHPEVMKRLQEEIDSTFPNKGEVEYEALMQMAYLDCVVNEVLRLYPPSARLERTAKETVYINGITIPKGMDIMVPVYAMHHDPELWPEPEEFKPDRFSKQNKQNIEPYTYLPFGVGPRNCLGMRFALLIVKLSLVNILQNFSFSVCEETEIPLKMSYEGLTGPLRPIKLKLVPRSTTSGNVDKSD; encoded by the exons ATGGGCTTCCTTCCTTATTTCTCTTTAGAAACATGGATTCTACTGATCACatttatatgtttgtttgttat gTACGGAAAGTGGACTCATGGAGTATTTGAGAAACTTGGGATCCCAGGTCCCAAGCCCTACATGTACTGGGGAACAATTGCCAGGCACAATCTC GTTTACTACATGGATGACTGTGAGGCTGCTCGGAAGTATGGGAGAGTGTGGGG CATGTATGAGCTCAGAAGGCCGGTGCTGTTTGTGATGGAACCCGACATGCTGAAAACCATCTTGGTGAAAGAGTGCTTCACCTACTTTACCAACCGGCTG GACCGCGGCCTGGTCGGGGACCTCTATGACGCAGTGGGATCTGCTAAGGATGATCACTGGAGAAGGATTCGTAACATCCTCACTCCCATTTTTACCTCTGGACGTATAAAAGAG ATGTTTAACATCGTGAAACATCACTCCCGCAAACTGACTGACAGCCTGCAGTCCAAGGCGCTGAATAAAGTTATCACTGTGAAACA CGTCTTTGGAGCCTACACTATCGATGTTATGGCGAGCACTGCATTCAGTATCGATGCCGACTCAATCAACGACCCCTCAGGTCCCCTCATGACCCACAGCACCAAGCTGTTTTCAGTACCCAATACTATTTTCTTATTATCAG GGATGTTTCCCTTTTGCCGTCCTCTCTTGGAGCTGCTGGGTTACTCTATGTTTTCTAAGACTTCTACTGGCTTCTTTAAAACACTTATGGACAAGGTCAAAGCTGAACGCAATGGGAGCTCACACCAG TATTCTGGAGATTTCCTCCAATATATGATGAACTGTCAGACTGCCAGTGAATCCAAGACAGAAAAGCAGAATACAG GTCTTACTGATCATGAGATCTTCTCTCAAGCCACAATTTTTATGTTTGCTGGTTACGAAACGAGTACCAACACTCTCGTGTTTGTGGCCTACACTTTAGCAAGACATCCTGAAGTCATGAAACGCCTGCAAGAGGAGATAGACTCCACTTTTCCTAATAAG GGTGAGGTTGAATATGAAGCTCTGATGCAGATGGCGTACCTGGACTGTGTCGTCAATGAGGTTCTGAG GCTCTATCCTCCATCCGCACGTTTGGAACGAACTGCCAAAGAAACTGTCTACATCAACGGGATCACAATCCCAAAGGGCATGGATATTATGGTTCCAGTCTACGCCATGCACCACGACCCTGAGCTGTGGCCAGAGCCAGAGGAGTTCAAACCAGACAG ATTTAGTAAGCAGAACAAGCAGAACATCGAACCGTACACTTACCTGCCGTTCGGGGTCGGGCCGAGGAACTGTTTGGGGATGCGCTTTGCCCTGCTGATAGTGAAACTGTCCTTGGTGAACATTTTGCAGAACTTCAGCTTCTCGGTCTGTGAAGAGACAGAG ATCCCTTTGAAGATGAGCTATGAAGGCCTCACTGGACCCCTCAGACCAATCAAGTTGAAGCTGGTGCCACGTTCAACCACCTCAGGAAATGTGGACAAGTCAGACTAA
- the LOC131972202 gene encoding cytochrome P450 3A30-like isoform X2 has product MLVEEWEAIPQQRVTSMYELRRPVLFVMEPDMLKTILVKECFTYFTNRLDRGLVGDLYDAVGSAKDDHWRRIRNILTPIFTSGRIKEMFNIVKHHSRKLTDSLQSKALNKVITVKHVFGAYTIDVMASTAFSIDADSINDPSGPLMTHSTKLFSVPNTIFLLSGMFPFCRPLLELLGYSMFSKTSTGFFKTLMDKVKAERNGSSHQYSGDFLQYMMNCQTASESKTEKQNTGLTDHEIFSQATIFMFAGYETSTNTLVFVAYTLARHPEVMKRLQEEIDSTFPNKGEVEYEALMQMAYLDCVVNEVLRLYPPSARLERTAKETVYINGITIPKGMDIMVPVYAMHHDPELWPEPEEFKPDRFSKQNKQNIEPYTYLPFGVGPRNCLGMRFALLIVKLSLVNILQNFSFSVCEETEIPLKMSYEGLTGPLRPIKLKLVPRSTTSGNVDKSD; this is encoded by the exons ATGCTGGTTGAAGAATGGGAGGCCATCCCACAGCAGCGTGTGACCAG CATGTATGAGCTCAGAAGGCCGGTGCTGTTTGTGATGGAACCCGACATGCTGAAAACCATCTTGGTGAAAGAGTGCTTCACCTACTTTACCAACCGGCTG GACCGCGGCCTGGTCGGGGACCTCTATGACGCAGTGGGATCTGCTAAGGATGATCACTGGAGAAGGATTCGTAACATCCTCACTCCCATTTTTACCTCTGGACGTATAAAAGAG ATGTTTAACATCGTGAAACATCACTCCCGCAAACTGACTGACAGCCTGCAGTCCAAGGCGCTGAATAAAGTTATCACTGTGAAACA CGTCTTTGGAGCCTACACTATCGATGTTATGGCGAGCACTGCATTCAGTATCGATGCCGACTCAATCAACGACCCCTCAGGTCCCCTCATGACCCACAGCACCAAGCTGTTTTCAGTACCCAATACTATTTTCTTATTATCAG GGATGTTTCCCTTTTGCCGTCCTCTCTTGGAGCTGCTGGGTTACTCTATGTTTTCTAAGACTTCTACTGGCTTCTTTAAAACACTTATGGACAAGGTCAAAGCTGAACGCAATGGGAGCTCACACCAG TATTCTGGAGATTTCCTCCAATATATGATGAACTGTCAGACTGCCAGTGAATCCAAGACAGAAAAGCAGAATACAG GTCTTACTGATCATGAGATCTTCTCTCAAGCCACAATTTTTATGTTTGCTGGTTACGAAACGAGTACCAACACTCTCGTGTTTGTGGCCTACACTTTAGCAAGACATCCTGAAGTCATGAAACGCCTGCAAGAGGAGATAGACTCCACTTTTCCTAATAAG GGTGAGGTTGAATATGAAGCTCTGATGCAGATGGCGTACCTGGACTGTGTCGTCAATGAGGTTCTGAG GCTCTATCCTCCATCCGCACGTTTGGAACGAACTGCCAAAGAAACTGTCTACATCAACGGGATCACAATCCCAAAGGGCATGGATATTATGGTTCCAGTCTACGCCATGCACCACGACCCTGAGCTGTGGCCAGAGCCAGAGGAGTTCAAACCAGACAG ATTTAGTAAGCAGAACAAGCAGAACATCGAACCGTACACTTACCTGCCGTTCGGGGTCGGGCCGAGGAACTGTTTGGGGATGCGCTTTGCCCTGCTGATAGTGAAACTGTCCTTGGTGAACATTTTGCAGAACTTCAGCTTCTCGGTCTGTGAAGAGACAGAG ATCCCTTTGAAGATGAGCTATGAAGGCCTCACTGGACCCCTCAGACCAATCAAGTTGAAGCTGGTGCCACGTTCAACCACCTCAGGAAATGTGGACAAGTCAGACTAA